One stretch of Leadbetterella byssophila DSM 17132 DNA includes these proteins:
- a CDS encoding transposase, translated as MSKHRKTWSSEEKEKIVLYSIEHGVSVASREFGVSSVSIYSWKEKFDQLGKTGLPPGSMSDSERELKQLRRENEALKRIVAEKELAIQIKDSLLKKSQSLKK; from the coding sequence ATGTCAAAGCATAGGAAAACGTGGTCTTCAGAAGAAAAGGAGAAGATAGTACTTTACTCAATTGAGCATGGGGTTAGTGTTGCTTCAAGGGAATTTGGGGTGTCGTCTGTAAGTATTTATAGTTGGAAAGAGAAGTTTGACCAACTGGGTAAGACAGGTTTACCTCCAGGGTCGATGTCAGATTCTGAGCGTGAGTTAAAACAATTGCGTCGAGAAAACGAAGCTCTTAAACGGATCGTGGCCGAAAAAGAGTTAGCTATTCAGATTAAAGATTCCCTTTTAAAAAAAAGTCAATCCCTAAAGAAATGA